A genomic region of Plasmodium cynomolgi strain B DNA, chromosome 5, whole genome shotgun sequence contains the following coding sequences:
- a CDS encoding hypothetical protein (putative), which yields MKKTNFSEKMNSFLESKKKREENLSAQEEKKFDKRNFTERRNDELAKNYVHIIEGGKVTNQTDNIAQVMRCVEAHAERRSRETSDEENKYNEQYNQENGRETQRKESKTGYNHTRDTVNIEGNHQTEITFNKERAGLNEGHTNEHSLHNAINNPMEKMKKLRIKRMHRYLSKAEGDSYRLIKDYHREVDNCIEEIKSETFLKANLLKSEMESILTQVERLTKEAFQLKWDGDPSPREENSQGKIKNNNFYVTYYTILMETKVCEKFIPTSDNAVDGPQMSSTPIMKDCSENTKKCILNEIKKKVDKKREDITEKWQCVQNLFTNMNEKIKKFISHFERKHERVIKGMNDSTHHLQAKMKEKIFFSTEEASQFITTEMERGKQFFLDFLTYFNDYITKTYNYLYEKYHRCEYIFLRDILHQQSYRDVCYVYSIISQNYLNSLSTDKVFNRLIAMFEDNYNTVYARRVGFAPDQFFSGFLASQQGGAEDGAGGATQDEAAKHHPRHYSDIYQNANQHYEQYLRRYEEIKTEMVRYREVILHTFFHLENFAAAVGGGTAEEAATTTATATAGGRPPWRETPKMFSPKWLKKEQCAGKANQTDTTPGRTNVTPKRNIQGEVKREDHPKEEPSMEKHNKEGNHPEVNRMEDNPNGVTQQNEKHSHEMIFAQVCKNKNIFKKITKNILTHYNMINLRDDYFILSFFSILETLKSDILLMTSHVERKINESLNKCIQQNRLFLSNYDTLLREYNSVVMKCLHCKDHLEMKRLLSIKDEAMKKLESYVTHGEEEARTINETLLAQSKRLWGDFFFSALSKAKVINAEGETLSVRRDNERGGIKANPGEGKHSNVKGQQKRNSDDNERNIIRQLVGDKHIYTYDAETIWYHTYMSYRGNMMELLHRSSNIAGGLERTVKGKTRPAGQTEKKTSYAEKKKESNIKSNIAQIRREYTQQKGEANRENYSNQEVNPDGTHSEETPPPMPQVPKLLLPDELLFNEDLLKQLFQNFTSSYYERFKEILFEHLLKTKMRSESECIKCCQEIEADKLEEQLRRDEEKIKEIAIKLEEKYKANKKTFDNASKKLSQLVKEYEQVTKENWEDYQHFKKIICLMEKMLERKRDDHDQGSDNDQDNDDHNQDNFPRGYTQLAEAFKGSFKSLREQLLCGEKELRAEIKKVDTYYTMLIRTSQTNVDLGTIETFLHNSNFLLLSISKKRQDIENLFSANEYIFNNKFRAISCRSSNRGGQSGTAPPPTDRQMIDYLITKEEIKNNLLIFYLLVYQIRVVVNGANFSNFANAAPPRTHHLNLQDKFTRVQNCIYQIGTFRKIEKRYELDLARQDSIVNPHLPNLVFSKDTGLQESPDDYLTFGLFDRGGGPKGGEEQEGAKGIDQMGKQRDVEESSCETVPPQKCVPKPDTGAENETSAFDTKTNFSSTQRITPSGVKVKRSGKGTSEGGTKKHTRVSKETDPQERNGGKNSEPTIAKGQHPGKVHHPGKVHPPGKVHPPDGSSYAENELIRRDYLDVKFFLYTCMYIIHLISNVVQVTPRKGLAKALPKERQPKYNHSLFISYDLSHAIYKNNILTENLNNKKIQLTDLMVNKKATSSFVFCPDHVSRRTELIHLFKFEKETVSELFERTFAQLRGLHSDTGNDIHVGKIHSEYADDISTLATYLKILSKKAAYFTFRCIYKRHESLCTERINTLQKNLLKKFKELNERLKVTDTGDNTASQVTKRKEAIKSLFDSYVSTIRDIDTPPEKANAKGEGNVTFLKIHHVDMSSDYDLSDIVKKIDKSYGPTDDHRQTDSGAKRKASAEILYLPYSEENLYIAKKLENKMNKYGERLYAHMAKALDGKKKEIIKIISNDVKEHRRYYE from the exons atgaagaaaacaaatttcagtgaaaaaatgaactccttcttggagagtaaaaaaaagagagaggaAAATTTATCCGCtcaggaggaaaaaaaattcgataAAAGGAATTTTACAGAACGGCGGAATGACGAgttggcaaaaaattatgtgcacataattgaaggggggaaagtgACAAACCAGACGGACAACATCGCACAAGTCATGAGATGTGTGGAAGCGCATGCGGAGAGGAGGAGTAGAGAAACCTCAGACGAGGAAAACAAATACAATGAACAGTACAATCAGGAGAATGGAAGGGAGACACAACGGAAGGAAAGCAAGACGGGATATAATCACACAAGAGATACAGTAAACATCGAAGGGAACCATCAAACTGAGATAACATTCAACAAAGAAAGAGCAGGACTGAATGAGGGACACACAAATGAACACTCCCTACATAACGCTATAAATAACccaatggaaaaaatgaagaaactACGTATAAAAAGAATGCACAGATATTTGAGCAAGGCAGAAGGTGATTCATATAGATTGATAAAGGACTATCACAGAGAGGTCGACAACTGCAtagaggaaataaaaagcgaAACGTTTTTAAAGGCGAATTTGCTAAAGAGCGAAATGGAGAGCATACTGACCCAGGTGGAAAGACTCACAAAAGAAGCATTTCAATTAAAATGGGATGGGGATCCATCACCAAGGGAAGAGAACTcacaaggaaaaataaaaaataacaacttcTATGTTACATACTACACAATTCTGATGGAGACAAAAGTATGTGAGAAATTCATCCCAACAAGTGACAACGCAGTGGATGGCCCCCAAATGAGCAGCACACCCATCATGAAGGACTGCtcagaaaatacaaaaaaatgcatactaAATgagatcaaaaaaaaggtagacaaaaaaagagaagacaTCACAGAGAAATGGCAATGTGTACAAAATCTATTTACCAacatgaatgaaaaaattaaaaaatttatttcccattttgagagGAAACACGAAAGGGTAATCAAAGGAATGAATGACAGCACTCACCATCTGCAAGcgaaaatgaaggaaaaaatattcttcagCACAGAGGAAGCTTCCCAATTTATTACTACCGAAatggaaaggggaaaacaattttttctcgaCTTTCTCACTTACTTTAATGATTACATAACGAAGACGTATAATTATTTGTACGAAAAATATCACCgatgtgaatatattttcctccGAGACATCCTTCATCAACAGAGCTATCGAGACGTCTGCTACGTCTACTCCATCATCTCGCAAAATTACCTCAATAGTTTATCCACGGATAAGGTTTTTAACCGCCTCATTGCTATGTTCGAAGATAATTACAATACTGTGTACGCCAGAAGGGTTGGCTTCGCGCCTGACCAGTTCTTCTCTGGCTTCTTAGCCTCTCAGCAGGGGGGAGCAGAAGATGGAGCAGGCGGGGCAACGCAGGACGAAGCGGCGAAACACCACCCACGGCATTACTCCGACATCTACCAGAATGCGAATCAACACTATGAGCAGTACCTCAGGAGGTACGAGGAGATAAAGACAGAAATGGTCCGCTACAGGGAGGTCATCCTGCACACGTTCTTCCACTTGGAAAATTTCGCGGCTGCCGTCGGGGGGGGCACAGCAGAGGAGGCGGCCACGACAACAGCGACAGCCACTGCTGGGGGAAGGCCGCCTTGGAGGGAGACTCCCAAAATGTTTTCCCCAAAATGGCTCAAAAAGGAGCAGTGTGCTGGGAAGGCGAATCAGACAGACACCACCCCAGGGAGGACCAACGTAACGCCAAAACGGAATATACAGGGAGaagtaaaaagggaagaccACCCAAAGGAGGAACCAAGTATGGAGAAACACAACAAAGAAGGAAACCACCCTGAGGTTAACCGCATGGAAGATAACCCAAATGGAGTAAcccagcaaaatgaaaaacacaGTCACGAAATGATCTTCGCACaagtttgcaaaaataaaaatattttcaaaaaaattacaaaaaatattctgaCTCATTATAACATGATAAATTTGAGAGATGATTATTTCatactctcctttttctccattttggagaCCTTAAAAAGTGACATACTCTTAATGACCTCCCATGttgaaaggaaaataaatgaatcTCTCAACAAATGCATTCAGCAGAATCGTTTATTCCTCTCTAACTATGACACACTGTTGAGAGAGTATAACTCCGTTGTGATGAAATGTCTGCATTGTAAGGATCATTTGGAGATGAAAAGGTTGCTATCCATTAAGGACGAAGCGATGAAGAAATTAGAAAGCTATGTAACAcatggggaagaagaagctcgAACCATTAATGAGACTCTCTTGGCGCAGTCGAAACGTCTGTGGGGggatttcttcttctccgcTTTGAGCAAAGCCAAGGTGATAAATGCAGAGGGGGAGACGCTATCTGTTCGGAGGGATAACGAGAGAGGTGGCATAAAGGCCAACCCAGGTGAGGGAAAGCACAGTAATGTAAAGGgccaacaaaaaagaaacagcgATGACAATGAAAGGAATATAATTAGACAGCTAGTCGGAGacaaacatatatacacgtacgACGCAGAAACCATTTGGTACCACACCTACATGAGTTATAGGGGTAACATGATGGAGCTGCTACACCGTAGCAGTAATATTGCAGGTGGTCTCGAAAGGACCGTCAAAGGGAAGACACGGCCTGCTggacaaacagaaaaaaagacttcCTAcgcagagaagaaaaaggaaagcaacaTTAAGTCAAACATTGCGCAGATTAGAAGAGAGTACACTCAgcagaagggggaagcgaaCAGGGAAAACTATTCCAACCAGGAGGTTAATCCTGACGGGACTCACTCTGAGGAGACACCCCCTCCAATGCCTCAAGTCCCCAAGCTATTGCTACCCGACGAGCTGCTATTCAACGAGGACCTCCTAAAACAGCTCTTCCAAAATTTTACCTCCTCCTACTACGAGCGATTTAAAGAGATTCTATTCGAACACCTGCtaaagacaaaaatgagaTCCGAAAGCGAATGCATAAAATGCTGCCAAGAAATAGAGGCGGATAAGTTAGAAGAACAGCTCCGCagagatgaagaaaaaatcaaagagATAGCCATCAaattggaggaaaaatataaagcaaataaaaaaacgtttgATAACGcttccaaaaaattgtccCAATTGGTGAAGGAATATGAACAGGTGACGAAAGAAAACTGGGAGGATTACCAACACTTTAAAAAGATCATCTGCCTCATGGAGAAAATGCTCGAGCGAAAAAGAGACGACCACGACCAGGGTAGCGACAACGATCAGGACAACGACGACCACAACCAGGACAACTTCCCCAGGGGGTACACCCAACTGGCGGAAGCATTCAAAGGTAGCTTCAAATCACTTAGGGAACAGTTACTATGTGGGGAGAAAGAACTAAGAgcagaaattaaaaaggtagACACTTATTACACCATGCTCATTAGGACTAGCCAAACCAACGTCGACTTGGGTACAATTGAAACGTTTTTGCataattcaaattttctccttctttccatttcgaaGAAAAGACAAGACATCGAAAATCTGTTCAGTGCCAATGagtatatatttaacaaCAAATTTCGGGCCATTTCGTGCAGAAGCTCCAACAGGGGGGGCCAATCTGGAACAGCACCACCTCCGACAGATAGACAAATGATTGACTATCTGATCacaaaggaggaaataaaaaataacctcctcattttttatcttctagTTTATCAGATCAGGGT CGTTGTGAACGGGGCCAACTTCTCCAACTTCGCCAACGCGGCCCCCCCGAGGACCCACCACTTAAACCTCCAGGACAAGTTCACCCGAGTGCAAAACTGCATCTATCAAATTGGCACATTccgaaaaatagaaaaaagatACGAGCTGGACTTAGCACGACAGGACTCCATTgtga ATCCGCACCTGCCCAACTTGGTGTTCTCCAAAGATACCGGATTGCAGGAGAGCCCGGATGACTACCTCACCTTTGGCCTCTTCGATAGGGGAGGGGGACctaaagggggggaagaacaagAAGGGGCCAAAGGGATCgaccaaatgggaaagcaACGGGACGTGGAGGAGTCTTCATGCGAGACGGTTCCACCCCAGAAGTGCGTCCCTAAACCTGACACTGGGGCAGAAAACGAGACCAGCGCGTTCGACACAAAGACGAACTTCAGCAGCACACAAAGAATCACACCCAGTGGGGTGAAGGTAAAACGGAGCGGCAAGGGGACCTCCGAAGGGGGAACGAAGAAGCATACTCGAGTCAGCAAGGAGACAGATCCTCAGGAACGGAATGGCGGCAAGAACAGTGAACCAACCATCGCGAAAGGTCAGCACCCTGGAAAGGTGCATCACCCTGGAAAGGTTCACCCCCCTGGGAAAGTGCACCCCCCTGATGGGTCCTCCTATGCAGAGAATGAACTTATCCGAAGGGACTATCTAGATGTGAAGTTTTTTCTctacacatgtatgtacattatCCACCTAATTAGTAACGTAGTGCAAGTAACTCCGCGGAAGGGCCTCGCCAAGGCTCTCCCCAAGGAGAGACAACCAAAATACAACCATTCGCTATTCATCTCATACGACCTTTCACATgccatatataaaaataacatactgacggaaaatttaaacaacAAGAAAATCCAGCTGACTGACCTAATGGTGAACAAGAAAGCCACGTCTTCTTTTGTATTTTGTCCCGACCATGTGTCACGTAGAACGGAGCTGATTCATTTgtttaaatttgaaaaggagACCGTGTCGGAACTGTTCGAGAGAACTTTTGCTCAACTTCGCGGTCTGCATTCCGACACTGGAAACGACATACATGTTGGGAAGATACACAGCGAG TACGCGGACGACATTTCCACCCTGGCCACTTATTTGAAAATCCTGTCAAAGAAAGCCGCCTACTTCACCTTCCGCTGCATCTATAAGCGGCACGAGTCGCTGTGCAC CGAACGAATAAACACCCTGCAAAAAAAT
- a CDS encoding hypothetical protein (putative) has product MAISSSVGVMESDDVSQGDYSCNSETTAGAETSASEDDDGKGIQIKIKRAIENGILDEAKKKRKILNFDRSLKKRKNLKIEQEGFKISIRKFRLFKIDHVKKKGEEMLPPARNDREVSTRADEDKAGAAK; this is encoded by the coding sequence ATGGCTATTTCTTCAAGTGTGGGAGTTATGGAAAGTGATGACGTAAGCCAAGGGGACTACTCGTGCAACTCCGAGACAACAGCAGGTGCTGAGACTAGCGCGAGCGAAGATGATGATGGGAAGGGGATTCAAATTAAGATCAAGAGAGCCATCGAAAATGGTATACTGgatgaagcgaaaaaaaaaaggaaaatactCAATTTTGATAGaagcttgaaaaaaagaaaaaatttgaaaatcgAACAGGAGGGATTCAAAATTAGCATTCGGAAGTTCAGACTGTTTAAAATTGaccacgtgaaaaaaaaaggggaggaaatgCTCCCCCCAGCGAGGAATGACCGGGAAGTGTCCACCAGGGCTGATGAGGACAAAGCAGGTGCTGCCAAGTGA
- a CDS encoding hypothetical protein (putative), which translates to MKLSLCSVLFAFVLCSLCGVSRGINEEGQKGGVKNELGNVTIEVLPADDDNDDSELTNYLLDELMGNTEESGQL; encoded by the coding sequence atgaagctaAGCCTTTGTAGCGTCCTTTTTGCATTCGTCCTGTGCTCCCTTTGCGGGGTATCCAGGGgaataaatgaagaagggCAAAAGGGCGGAGTAAAAAACGAGTTGGGGAATGTAACAATAGAAGTCCTGCCAGCTGACGATGATAATGACGATTCGGAGTTAACCAATTATTTGTTGGACGAACTGATGGGGAATACCGAGGAGAGTGGGCAATTGTGA